The Papaver somniferum cultivar HN1 chromosome 3, ASM357369v1, whole genome shotgun sequence genome includes a region encoding these proteins:
- the LOC113358802 gene encoding isoamylase 1, chloroplastic-like isoform X2, with amino-acid sequence MLYGYKFDGKFSPDEGHYYNSSRIVVDPYAKAVISRGEYGAFGPDGNCWPQMAGMVPSSDFEFDWEGDLPLRHHQKDLIIYEMHVRGFTRHESSMTSSPGTYLGVVEKLDHLKELGINCIELMPCQEYNELEYFSYNSVLGNYKMNFWGYSTVNYFSPMIRYSSAGIRNCGHDAINEVKFLVREAHKRGIEVIMDVVFNHTAEGNENGPVLSFRGIDNNVYYMLAPKGEFYNYSGCGNTFNCNHPVARQFILDCLRYWVTEVHIDGFRFDLASIMTRSSSLWDAVNVFGNPIEGDLLTTGTPLDSPPLIDMLSNDPILRGVKLIAEAWDTGGLYQVGKFPHWGIWSEWNGKYRDIVRQFIKGTDGLSGAFAECLCGSPNLYQEGRKPWNSINFICAHDGFTLGDLVTYNEKHNLANGEDNHDGENHNNSWNCGQEGEFVGFPVKKLRKRQMRNFFLCLMVSQGVPMFYMGDEYGHTKGGNNNTYCHDNYINYFRWDKKEETSSDFYRFCCLITKFRHECESLGLNDFPTSERLQWHGHAPCEPNWSETSRFVAFSLVDSVKGEIYVAFNTSHLPVMVTLPERQGYRWTPLVDTSKAAPFDFLSDDVSEKDLAIKQYAQFLDGNLYPMLSYSSIILLLSPEDHA; translated from the exons ATGCTATATGGTTACAAATTTGATGGGAAGTTTTCTCCGGATGAAGGGCACTATTATAACTCTTCTCGGATTGTAGTGGATCCTTACGCCAAG GCAGTTATAAGCAGAGGAGAATATGGTGCATTTGGACCTGATGGCAATTGCTGGCCCCAAATGGCTGGGATGGTTCCCTCATCTGATTTTGAG TTCGATTGGGAAGGGGATTTACCTTTGAGACATCACCAGAAAGACCTAATAATCTATGAAATGCACGTTCGTGGGTTTACAAGGCATGAATCAAGCATGACTAGCAGCCCTGGAACATACCTCGGTGTGGTGGAGAAACTTGATCACCTCAAG GAACTTGGAATCAATTGTATAGAGCTAATGCCTTGTCAAGAGTATAATGAACTTGAGTACTTCAGCTACAACTCTGTCCTGGGTAATTATAA GATGAATTTCTGGGGATATTCAACAGTCAATTACTTTTCACCAATGATAAGATACTCATCTGCGGGCATACGCAATTGTGGGCACGATGCTATAAACGAAGTCAAGTTTCTTGTCAGAGAAGCACATAAACGAGGCATTGAG GTGATCATGGATGTCGTTTTCAATCATACCGCCGAAGGCAATGAGAACGGCCCTGTTTTATCTTTTAGAGGCATCGATAACAATGTATATTATATGCTGGCGCCAAAG GGGGAGTTTTATAACTATTCGGGTTGTGGTAACACCTTCAACTGCAACCATCCTGTGGCACGACAGTTTATATTGGATTGCTTGAG aTATTGGGTAACTGAAGTTCATATTGATGGCTTTCGTTTCGATCTTGCATCTATCATGACCAGGAGTTCCAG CCTTTGGGATGCGGTGAATGTATTTGGGAACCCAATAGAAGGTGACCTGCTGACCACTGGTACCCCACTTGACAGCCCCCCATTGATCGATATGTTAAGTAATGATCCAATCCTTCGCGGAGTTAAG CTTATTGCCGAAGCATGGGATACAGGCGGTCTTTATCAAGTTGGGAAATTTCCTCATTGGGGTATTTGGTCAGAATGGAATGGGAAG TACCGTGACATAGTGAGACAGTTTATCAAGGGCACCGATGGATTGTCAGGGGCTTTTGCTGAATGTCTTTGCGGAAGTCCAAATCTATACCAG GAAGGGAGGAAACCTTGGAACAGTATCAATTTCATATGTGCACATGATGGATTTACTTTGGGGGATCTTGTGACATACAACGAAAAGCATAACCTGGCAAATGGAGAAGACAACCACGACGGAGAGAATCATAATAACAGCTGGAACTGTGGGCAG GAAGGGGAGTTCGTAGGTTTTCCTGTGAAAAAATTAAGGAAGAGACAAATGCGGAATTTCTTCCTTTGTCTCATGGTATCGCAA GGTGTTCCCATGTTTTACATGGGTGACGAATATGGTCACACAAAAGGCGGCAATAACAATACGTATTGCCATGATAATTAC ATTAATTATTTCCGATGGGATAAAAAGGAAGAAACGTCATCTGATTTTTATAGGTTTTGTTGCCTGATTACAAAGTTCCGCCA TGAATGTGAATCACTTGGGCTGAATGACTTCCCAACGTCTGAGCGGCTGCAGTGGCATGGACATGCACCTTGTGAGCCAAACTGGTCAGAGACAAGCCGGTTTGTGGCGTTCTCATTG GTTGATTCAGTGAAGGGAGAGATATACGTAGCCTTCAACACAAGCCATTTGCCTGTCATGGTTACTTTACCGGAACGGCAAGGTTACAGATGGACCCCACTAGTGGACACGAGTAAAGCAGCTCCGTTTGATTTCCTCTCCGATGACGTCTCGGAGAAAGATCTGGCTATCAAACAATACGCTCAGTTCCTTGACGGCAATCTATACCCAATGCTTAGTTATTCATCAATCATCCTTTTGCTTTCCCCAGAAGACCATGCTTGA
- the LOC113358802 gene encoding isoamylase 1, chloroplastic-like isoform X1, giving the protein MDLVHNPSFLPGFSSILETKWKMVMNLQQHQKEGKKMNGRVKRSLCVSSSSVSNGGGGGRGAEMVVETVEKPNKLLSSNFEVFSGSPMPYGATVKNGGVNFAVFSGGAVSVTLCLISLSDLQENKVTEEILLDPLANKTGDVWHAFLVGDFKDMLYGYKFDGKFSPDEGHYYNSSRIVVDPYAKAVISRGEYGAFGPDGNCWPQMAGMVPSSDFEFDWEGDLPLRHHQKDLIIYEMHVRGFTRHESSMTSSPGTYLGVVEKLDHLKELGINCIELMPCQEYNELEYFSYNSVLGNYKMNFWGYSTVNYFSPMIRYSSAGIRNCGHDAINEVKFLVREAHKRGIEVIMDVVFNHTAEGNENGPVLSFRGIDNNVYYMLAPKGEFYNYSGCGNTFNCNHPVARQFILDCLRYWVTEVHIDGFRFDLASIMTRSSSLWDAVNVFGNPIEGDLLTTGTPLDSPPLIDMLSNDPILRGVKLIAEAWDTGGLYQVGKFPHWGIWSEWNGKYRDIVRQFIKGTDGLSGAFAECLCGSPNLYQEGRKPWNSINFICAHDGFTLGDLVTYNEKHNLANGEDNHDGENHNNSWNCGQEGEFVGFPVKKLRKRQMRNFFLCLMVSQGVPMFYMGDEYGHTKGGNNNTYCHDNYINYFRWDKKEETSSDFYRFCCLITKFRHECESLGLNDFPTSERLQWHGHAPCEPNWSETSRFVAFSLVDSVKGEIYVAFNTSHLPVMVTLPERQGYRWTPLVDTSKAAPFDFLSDDVSEKDLAIKQYAQFLDGNLYPMLSYSSIILLLSPEDHA; this is encoded by the exons ATGGATTTAGTACACAACCCATCATTCTTACCTGGGTTTAGCtcaattttggaaacaaaatggaAGATGGTAATGAATTTACAACAACATCAAAAAGAGGGAAAAAAGATGAATGGAAGGGTAAAAAGATCACTTTGTGTTAGTAGTAGTAGTGTAAGtaatggaggaggaggaggaagaggagctGAAATGGTGGTGGAAACTGTGGAGAAACCTAATAAGTTGTTAAGTAGTAATTTTGAAGTTTTTAGTGGGAGTCCAATGCCCTATGGTGCGACTGTGAAAAATGGTGGAGTGAATTTCGCTGTTTTTTCTGGTGGTGCTGTTTCTGTTACTCTCTGTCTCATTAGTCTTTCTGACTTACAAGAG AATAAAGTAACGGAGGAGATCCTGCTTGATCCATTGGCTAATAAGACTGGTGATGTCTGGCATGCATTTTTAGTGGGTGATTTTAAAGACATGCTATATGGTTACAAATTTGATGGGAAGTTTTCTCCGGATGAAGGGCACTATTATAACTCTTCTCGGATTGTAGTGGATCCTTACGCCAAG GCAGTTATAAGCAGAGGAGAATATGGTGCATTTGGACCTGATGGCAATTGCTGGCCCCAAATGGCTGGGATGGTTCCCTCATCTGATTTTGAG TTCGATTGGGAAGGGGATTTACCTTTGAGACATCACCAGAAAGACCTAATAATCTATGAAATGCACGTTCGTGGGTTTACAAGGCATGAATCAAGCATGACTAGCAGCCCTGGAACATACCTCGGTGTGGTGGAGAAACTTGATCACCTCAAG GAACTTGGAATCAATTGTATAGAGCTAATGCCTTGTCAAGAGTATAATGAACTTGAGTACTTCAGCTACAACTCTGTCCTGGGTAATTATAA GATGAATTTCTGGGGATATTCAACAGTCAATTACTTTTCACCAATGATAAGATACTCATCTGCGGGCATACGCAATTGTGGGCACGATGCTATAAACGAAGTCAAGTTTCTTGTCAGAGAAGCACATAAACGAGGCATTGAG GTGATCATGGATGTCGTTTTCAATCATACCGCCGAAGGCAATGAGAACGGCCCTGTTTTATCTTTTAGAGGCATCGATAACAATGTATATTATATGCTGGCGCCAAAG GGGGAGTTTTATAACTATTCGGGTTGTGGTAACACCTTCAACTGCAACCATCCTGTGGCACGACAGTTTATATTGGATTGCTTGAG aTATTGGGTAACTGAAGTTCATATTGATGGCTTTCGTTTCGATCTTGCATCTATCATGACCAGGAGTTCCAG CCTTTGGGATGCGGTGAATGTATTTGGGAACCCAATAGAAGGTGACCTGCTGACCACTGGTACCCCACTTGACAGCCCCCCATTGATCGATATGTTAAGTAATGATCCAATCCTTCGCGGAGTTAAG CTTATTGCCGAAGCATGGGATACAGGCGGTCTTTATCAAGTTGGGAAATTTCCTCATTGGGGTATTTGGTCAGAATGGAATGGGAAG TACCGTGACATAGTGAGACAGTTTATCAAGGGCACCGATGGATTGTCAGGGGCTTTTGCTGAATGTCTTTGCGGAAGTCCAAATCTATACCAG GAAGGGAGGAAACCTTGGAACAGTATCAATTTCATATGTGCACATGATGGATTTACTTTGGGGGATCTTGTGACATACAACGAAAAGCATAACCTGGCAAATGGAGAAGACAACCACGACGGAGAGAATCATAATAACAGCTGGAACTGTGGGCAG GAAGGGGAGTTCGTAGGTTTTCCTGTGAAAAAATTAAGGAAGAGACAAATGCGGAATTTCTTCCTTTGTCTCATGGTATCGCAA GGTGTTCCCATGTTTTACATGGGTGACGAATATGGTCACACAAAAGGCGGCAATAACAATACGTATTGCCATGATAATTAC ATTAATTATTTCCGATGGGATAAAAAGGAAGAAACGTCATCTGATTTTTATAGGTTTTGTTGCCTGATTACAAAGTTCCGCCA TGAATGTGAATCACTTGGGCTGAATGACTTCCCAACGTCTGAGCGGCTGCAGTGGCATGGACATGCACCTTGTGAGCCAAACTGGTCAGAGACAAGCCGGTTTGTGGCGTTCTCATTG GTTGATTCAGTGAAGGGAGAGATATACGTAGCCTTCAACACAAGCCATTTGCCTGTCATGGTTACTTTACCGGAACGGCAAGGTTACAGATGGACCCCACTAGTGGACACGAGTAAAGCAGCTCCGTTTGATTTCCTCTCCGATGACGTCTCGGAGAAAGATCTGGCTATCAAACAATACGCTCAGTTCCTTGACGGCAATCTATACCCAATGCTTAGTTATTCATCAATCATCCTTTTGCTTTCCCCAGAAGACCATGCTTGA